The genomic DNA ctgattatgtctacaaattaaaaaaggcattatatggacttaaacaggcacctagggcatggtatgaaagactaacctcttacttaacctctaaagagttcaaccaaggtcaaattgacccaacactatttgtgaaatcaataaaagaagatatttttatagctcaaatttatgtagatgatatcatctttggttcaacaaactcagagtttttaaacgaatttacaaacctaatggaacacgaattcgaaatgagtctggtaggaaaattaacttattttctagggttacaagtcaaacaaacaaatgaaggaaattatatttatcaacaaaaatatactaaggaattacttagaaaatttggaatgaaaaatactaaagaaataaaaacacctatggcggtcaacacaatcctagatgatgatcctaatggaaaatcagtagacttaaaacattatcggagcgcaataggtagtctactttacctaactgccctgacattttatttgcagttagtatgtgtgctcgataccaaacctgtgctaaagaatctcatttgactctagtcaaaagaatctttagatacctcaagggaaccacaaatgtaggaatttggtatcctaggaccaacaacttcgaattaataggatattctgactcagattatgctggatgcaaattagatcgcaaaagcacaagtggtggatgccaactacttggtccatcccttgtcagctggtttagtagaaagcaacactgtgttgcactatctacaactgagtcagaatacatagctataggcgagtgtgttgcacaaatattatggatgatgcatactctaaaagatttcaacttaaatatcacaaatgtaaaagtattaattgataatataagttcgattaacttaaccaagaatcctgtacatcattcaagaaccaaacatattgaagttaggcatcacttcatcagggatcatgttactaaaggtgatattgaattcaagtacattgagtctaaatcaaatttagctgacatttttacaaaaccactccctgagagtgaatttagcaacttacgacgacaattggggatgtgctcaatagactaggaaatttcaaaatactttcaaaaatggttttatcaaattataggttaaacttgtttgttttcaaaactttccatttttagactttcaaaaacagttttggccttagactagttttacatctttagaaagcatgtacccataggactagtttttgagcatctcaccaacaccctagggctaccttgcttgtgtttgacaaacatagaaaggggtgagatgcataggccaactgtctagacttaagatgcttatttcagtgcatcaacataagtctggacgttaaatacaattcagatattaatcagattaaagttcatcagtcaagtcaaacactgactgattataattaactttatctgactaaccaggtgaaagctactatcttatgatagttagttagtacctaattggttagacagctggttaaagttatgtcaggttcagggggaggaattaattaaaaaaatttcctttatataaaatattttaaatcttgtttgaaaaatgttttcttaaaaatttcttaaacctacttttgaaaactaactcttataaaactaagttgtctttaagaattgggttttactttttattgaaaattgattttgaaaattagatttaacttagttttgaaaattgtggaaattagatttttcaaaacttaagtttacaaactaagcttctcaaaatcattttccttaattttgaaaatcaaagtttaaaaatcaattttcaaaatcaacttgcttaaaattgtgaaaaatttttaaatcaactcaaaattgtttgttttaaatcacaaactttttatccttttttacttagtctttgaaaactcaaattttcaagtattttaaaccatggttttgaaactagtacttttgaactttaaaattttgatttttgaaaattagatttaagtattttactttatcaaaattagttctaccaaactcctttgaaaactaaaagtaaagttcaaaatcaatatttacaaactgaaatttgatttgcaaaaactcaagtgttaaaaattatgaaagttagattttttcaaacttaaatcactgtcaaaaaacttaagttttaaattaaatcgtttacaaacttagtgttgaaaaataaatttttcaaacttagttttggaattctggtttttgaaaacttgtgttttgaaaatgaaaacttagctagctttctaaaagctaaaagctaatgctttaaacaaattttcaaaaacttaaactcccccaagtcaacttgactattttttttttttgctgttaaaaattatacttttatcaatatctttgaatttttttttactctacactatgcttgtttacccctgcttacttttttatgaatgccaaagggggagaagggttaggtggttaagttagctaaaccaatttgaaaacacaaactaactttaaaaccacacaaatgcatgttgtttcgtacatatgctttcactaacttaaccaggttgtcattccatcaaaaagggggagattgttggtgcaggtagcactaacggtctaacccaggttttgatgaatgacaaataggttaagttagttgtgttgttgtctgacactttgatcaagtgtgcaggaaaagtccagctaggtcgacgggctgaccagatagctggcgagaagtccaagcgggtcgacgggatgaccggacgcttggcgagaagtccagctaggtcgacgggctgaccggatagctggcgagaagtccaagcgggtcgacgggctgaccggacgcctgGCACGAAGTCGAcggaccggacgtctggcaggtaagtgaggtaagtcactggaggggagtgactgtgaggacgcgttcccgggaaggggacattaggcgtcgatccggcttagatccatttcggatatctaagtcgagatcgtgactagattccggtctcggaaagacggaatctaagtcatactcttgatgctaatttttattacttagcgtatctgtaaaaatgtgctaacaaactgtgctgcagggtttatttgcctcggactaacactgctTTGCGGTAGGGAGCGCGTTGATGGATGGCTGGCTCACGTccagcgcctggaagggatccagcgcccggaggcaaattttatccggACGAcgctgacacttggagcatgctgttgggagtgttacgtcacacctgtgcgccggaaggatccagcgcccgagcaagatataaaagaagccccaggcaggagcttcaatacaacagtcttctgagaactctgagtccaatcactctgctgctctgcgctccaacaacgttcacaaagctccgacgactcactccggctctctttttaattcattgtttgtcggttagctttgttttctttcttttcattagcaatatttgtacgtaaattgtaattattcgaattgctagtgaattgcccaacgaaagtactcaaggagtacgggccttcgagtaggagtcgtcacaggctccgaacgaagtaaaaatcaaccgtgtttatttctttacttccttacttttccgctgcgttttaactcgagattttcgaatcgatattcacccccccccctctatcgaatctaacggtcttacagtattatccatcgtcttgatcttgatgcttcagtcgacaattagtccttctaaggcggttGAGCTCTGATACCGTTTGTTGGCGCAATGGCGTGGCTGGTGAGAGGGTGCAACGtttgtaaacaaaaataaaatctttcccttctttccaaccaagattagtagcaatatcacaattaaaataaattgaaatgaacaactaatttaaaaagaaaagaggcaaacaaatttgacttggttacaacctaggtggttgttaatctaagacggtTGCAAAActctactagaaaaatctccttctctgtaggcggcgaagcctcttacactcttgaAAAGCTTAGAAAtgactaggaattgattacaataGTTGTTCTCTCATTGTTATTCATTTCCTAGgtttaggggtctttttatagcccctaggaAATCTCATCTAAAGATTTAAGGCACCTCTaaagggcttggaaggcgcctccagcgtggcaagtggataaagctttatccacttgcaAACGACTAGTTTGACTggcggaaggtgccttccatagcctaacgttgcatacgttcttctcatccactggtgtactctttcacaacccttttgtccctcggatgcaccgagcccgtcgactccctttccgtgccatccttctctatAGCCgcgtcttcctctcgacttcctgtgatcctaagctcctgtgcacttagacacaagaatcaaaatccaaacagggtttaacctaacttggttgatcacatcaaaataatcacgaCGTCCAACAAAGGGTACTTAGAACATAGTCTGTTCAAAATGCTTATAATGATTGTACACCGTgactttgatggtaataaaataaaagttttcagttatgttgttgagtgttttaatttatgacaTGATCGACTTGAGCATGTCAATAATAATATTCTTAAATGTCTcttcaagttaaatttattaccaaatatCAATATGGACAAAACACACAAATGTgtagtgtgcgtggaagcgaaaacgACGAGACTAACTTTTCATTtagtggaaaggtcaacgactcctctagagttaatacatagtgatctatgtgacttaaaattcgtgtaaactagaggaggtaaaaaatattttattacttttatcgatgactgcatgagattctgttatgtctttcttttaagaagtaaagacaaaACCTTAGAAGcttttcagaacctataaaatagaagttgagaatcaacttgataaatgaattaaaataattcatagtgatagaggtggagaatatggtgcaccgtttgatgagttTTGTTCAGAATTTGCATTATCCATCAGACAACAACGCCTTACTCGCCTCAATCAACTGGTGTTGTCGAACATAAAAATCGGAcattaaaagaaatgatgaatgccttgttgataaattcaagcTTACCCCAAAACTTGTGGAGGGAAGCTATATTATCAGCAaaccacattctcaacaaaatccttgataaaaaaaataataaagcaCCATATGAACTAttgaaaggccgcgagccatcgtacaaatacctgaaagtatGGGTGTGCTTAGCAAAGGTCAAAGTACCCAAGctaaagcaagtaaagatcggacctaaaacatttgatgcgatatttgtcggatatgcccataatagtagtgcatatcgtttcataGTTTACAAATTAGACATTCCTGATATttatgtgggaacaaccatagaatctcgaaatatgatattctttgaaaacatattcccaaataagaaggcAAACATTCAAAGTGATAACAACGAAAGGTCTAACAAAAATGATATTTCTGAACTTAGTTTTCATAAAAGAACTATTAAcaatcaaagtgaagagccacgtcgaAGAAAATGAGCTAGAGTTAAGAAATCGTTCGGGTCGGACTTCATGACTTTTATGTTGAAAATTGACCTTCCTTCTAGtactaaaccattaggttgtaagtggatactaaaacgcaagtataaagctgatggatcgattgacaagtataaagccagacttgtagccaaaggataCAAGCAAAAGGAAGGCATTAATTACTTCAATACCTACTCACCGGTGataaggattacgtccatacgagtgctaatagctaTCGTAGCACTGTTTAACCTTGAAatacaccaaatggatgttaagactgcgctCTTAAATGGTGAATTggaagaagaaatctatatggagcaacctgAGAGGTTTGTAGCTCTAGGAAAAGAGGataaggtgtgtcgacttgttaagtcattgtacggacttaaacaaacgtctaaacaatgacacgaaaaatttgacaaaataatgttgtcaaacaaattcaaaataaatgaatgtgacaaatgcatttatgtcaaataCACACCTAAAGGTCATGTAATCGTTTGTCTATATGTAGACGACATGcttataatgggcagtaatcatgaggtAATCATGAGtataaagaaaatgttgaccaagaaTTTCAATATGAAAGATTTGGGTCTAGCAGATgctatattgggaattaaaattctcaggacatttGATATGATAGTTTTGACACAATCCTATTATGTAGAGTCAGTATTGAAAATATTCAATGCGTACAATCTCTTTacagtaaaaacacctatggatctaagtcaacacttagcgaaaaaccatggttaGCCTATATCGTAATTGGAATATTCTTGGTTAATAGGCAGTTTGAtatatctcacaaactgcacacatcCAGATATTGCTTGTGTGGTAAACaagctgagtcgttttacgagtaatctaAACGACACCCGTTGGAAAGCACTGATgtgagttcttagatatttgaaatatattatGAATTACGGAGCGTATCCCGCTGTCttagagggatattgtgatgctaattggatatcagatacaaaagattcCAAATCCACTCGCGGGTATGTATTCACAATCAGTGGAGGAgcggtatcttggaaatccacaaaGAAGACATGCATTGCTCGGTAAACTATGAAAtctgagtttatagcactagacaaagcaacagaagaagctgaatgactgagaaatttcttggaagatattctgaGCAGGACGAAACTTGTGTTCGCCGTACTTATATGCTGTGATAGTTAATCGGCGATTGGAAAGacacagagtagtatgtataatggtaagtctcgacatatacgtcgtagacacaaAACCATTAAACGGTTGATCTCGAACGAGTGATTGCAACCAACTATGTCAAGTCAAAAGATAACTTGGCAGACCCTCTTATGAAGGAGCTAAATCGAGATTAAGTATATTGCTCATCGAGAGGAATGAgactaaaaatctacaactaaaacgaCTATAGCGGTAACCAAACCTtgttgattggagatcccaagatcttggttcaatgggacaacgaagttacagaagttgtgttatagcacacgagatatattatctctatcccaatcctaggatgaacttgtgctatcctaccacatgtagtgaggttaagcgtaTACTTTTACCGACTTTTATACctttataaggtggagtatggtagaaaactcttgatagaagtgttaCCTATGTAAGTGTGAAGACTGACCGCTTCAATGAaatactcatgaatccaagatggtgtccatggccaaaacggaaccaaccatgagaaccaaaAGTAGGTGAGATAAATCTCTGTGTGGTATTATTATCTTAGTATATGCAAACAGCTGagtagttcaagacatcacgttcattgcgcagcctagtatgcttgatagcatttcactacggaaggttcaaagccacaagctaagctacctctcccgatgcatttacttatcgattgaactctccttaggtgataattaacatgcatgcattaattttcatttatgtaggggattgttagaaattataaatgagaaattaaaaggtttaaagtGCCTTTTGGATAATTAAAGGGTGACATCTTATGAAGAGGTAGTGTGCCTCTTAGGAAAGGATGCAATCTACATCATCCAATTCaaaatggatggatgagatctaattgaactaagaggttcttataccccttcatttagtataaataaagtctctcacatcctcatttcacccactcaattccttccaagcaaagcaaCCATTGCATTTCATACTTGCATTGGAGAGTTTGAGAAACCTTCTTTTGTTCGAAGGACTTGCGATTTGCAGTGCTGCTATCGCAAGAtaaagtcgttgtatcttgggagacgattgtcATATTCCGTGAGCACCGTGTGCGGGGCAAATTCGTCTTAAAGAAATAGAGTCGAACTCTAACATCGATTTCGCCAAAACGGTGGTATACCGTCATTCTACCCGTGCTCAGATTGCACCAATACAAAGTTCCCAACAGATGGAACAAAAATTctaatatgatcctgtctgaaagtggAGAAAATAATAAGCTGGGATATGACTCGAAGGTTGACGGGACGAAGACTCCATGTGGTCCTATAGTGAAAAGATCGTTAGTGCCTGACCGAGAAGGGGTTCCTAGTattggccctccaacgctcatgTCAGTGATTCACAAAGATGAAGAGTAGTAGAAAAACTATAGCTAGAGCGTGAGAAATAACGAAGATGTGCATACCTCCGCTGGTAGATGAGAATCCCTGACACTATGGTGTCTATGCATGTATCTCAAGGCGTAGATGTATTTTTTCAAGTATCCTAGGAAAAGATGAGTTAAAAAGATATCCCTGACACCCTTCTTTAACTGAGCATGCAAATCCCTAATGTGACAGACTAGAAATTTCTAAAGTACGATTTTCATGTTGGACATACTGTATTGCCAGCAGCACAAATTTCTAAAAGAGTATGAGGAGATATGTAGGTGGGCCCTACTATTGATCGACTGGACCCCACTCGGATTGGCTATCCTCGTTCGTTCGGTCGTGCCATTCTGCTTTGCTAGCTTGTCCCTTCCTCTGCTTCCCGACTGTTGGTGATTGCCTTTGTCCGAGCGGTCGAGCCGCACGGTTGGTGAAAACAGGCTTGTAGTGGATTGCCGCTTTCCTCTCAACTCCAGTTGCTGCTCCCGAAGGATGGCCGTTCAACATCCTCGCCCGCCCGATCGGGGCTAGCTCCCGTTCACCTAGTCTGATTGACCGACCGAGGCCTTTGACTATCTTAAATTTTGACCTTCATGTTAGCATGTCTTTTTCTCCTTTAACCCTTTTTGATGGGCACCTCTTTATCATCTCAACTATggtaaattttaaactttatagTACTAAATTTTGAAAGAGCTCAAAAAATTATGctagattgattaatgtaatCTTACTGTGGTTGAAGATGCTTTTGGAATCATTAATGGGATTCTAGCGGACGTTGGCTTTCAAACCATGGGTTACGTTAGTCATACTTTCCAATTTGTATTGTCAACGGTCCAAGTCAATTGAGACAATGGTAGAGTCAGCCATCCACGTCGCGCAGTCGGCATCATCGGCATCACTTGCCACATTTGCTTGACATTTTAATCTTTTGCCTTTGAGTTCCTCAATCTCCGCAACTCACTCATTGATCCAGTTCGATGGCATCATTTTCTACGCTGCTCTCTGTTCCCCTggtcgtcctcctcctcctcggccATGCTTCCTTACTACTCGGCAAGTCTCATCGCCCTCCTTCTTCCTGTGGTGACATCGACATACGTTATCCATTCCGGCTATGCGGCGATCCTGACGGATGCGGCAACGATAGCTCCGAACTCGGCTGCGAGGGAAACCGCGCAGTCTATAATGACCTCCATTCTAAGAAATATGTGGTCACTGAGATCTCATATAATACCTCAATTAGGCTCCGGCTCATGTACAGTGGTTTCTTGTCCGACACGAATTGTCTTCTCCCAGCCCCATTTTTCCTGAACGATCCATTTCGTACTACCGGCATCCTCATCGAGCCTTTATGGGCCAGTTTCATGAACTGTACGCAGGAGGTTCGCAGTCACGAGTATGTGGAAGTCCCTTGCCTCAGCGGCAGTAGCTCCACTACATACGTCATCATTAACTACTACTCGTATCAGCTATCGTACCTCAAGAACTCGTGTAGCTTCTTAACCACCGTGCCAGTCGAGCACTCGCTAAGTCCAGGTGATAACGACGTCTTTGAGCTTCTACGAAAGGGATTCGTGCTAGAATGGTTTATGAAGCGCTCACTGCTGAAACAATGTTGGGAAGAAAGCAGGTAATTTGGCCTTTACATTGATCTAATTCTCGCCTGCACTTGGTTAATTTGTAGATCTCGTTGTTCTaatcaatttgattttaaatcttcACGTGTAAATGCAGCTACGCTCTTGAAAATTTTGGAGGTCTCAGTCTCCTCTACAAGATAGTCAATGCCATCTTTTGGGGGTTTGAATTTCTGTCGTGCTTCTACAGTCATAAAAACGTTACTCTAATAGTCGCCAGTCTTCTGCAGTATGTCATTGCTGCCTCACTAGGTGAATGAGAGCCAATTCAGCAAATGATCATCGATCTATTGCTTTTATATATATCGTCATTCAATTGATTGAACTATACATGGTCTAATCGCTCTCAGCTTTGCCAACATTGTAGTGGCCAGATCATTATTGGCACCTCTATGCGCCTTTGGATTCCTCCTACTCAATTGCTGGAGGAGAAGCAGGGCACCCGAGGACGCCGTCGAGAAGTTCCTTCGCAACCAACAGCAATCTCTTTCGCCCACTCGCTACGCCTACAGTGACATCGTCGCCATGACCGGCCACTTCAGGGAAAGGCTAGGCCAAGGCGGCTTCGGCGCCGTCTTCAAAGGCCACATCATGGGAACATACCCTGTCGCCGTTAAGCTCTTGGGCGGATCCAACTTCCACGGCCAAGATTTCATCAACGAGGTGGACACCATCGGAAGAATCCACCACGTGAACGTCGTGCGCCTTCTCGGGTTTTGTTCGGAGGGATCGAAGAGGGCGCTGGTGTACGAGTTCATGCCCAACGGGTCGCTCGACAGGTATATTTTCTCCTCCAAATCCAATCGCAATGGGGCATGCAGCAGTAGACGCCGCCTTAGTTCGCGCAAGCTCAATGAGATTGCCTTGGGCGTGGCCAGAGGCATCAACTACCTCCACACCGGATGCCACATGCAGATCTTGCACTTCGACATCAAGCCGCACAACGTTCTCCTCGATCACAATTTCACCCCCAAGGTTTCAGATTTCGGACTGGCAAAGCTCTGCCCCAAGCACTGTAGCCTAGTCTCTATGAGTGCCGCAAGGGGGACGATAGGATATATAGCACCCGAGCTGATCTCTAGATGCTTTGGGATCATATCGTACAAGTCCGATGTGTATAGTTTCGGGATGTTGCTCTTGGAGATTGCTGGCAGAAGGAGGAATGTGGATCACAAAGCAGAGAATTCGAGCCAAATTTATTACCCTTCGTGGATTTATGATCAACTCGTGCAACTGCAGGATTTTAGAGCTGGAGCAGAGGCTGATGATATTAACTTGGAAATCGATGAAATCGAGAGAAAGTTGTCCATGGTGGGACTCTGGTGCATACAGATGAAATCATGTGATCGTCCCTCCATGAGTGAGGTTGTGGAGATGCTGGAAGGAGATACAAACAGCTTCGACATGCCACCCAAGCCATTCTTTTCCTCCACACAATCACAGTCACAGTCACAATCGAATCTTGTTAAGTTATCATATGCTCAGTCATCTTCTGTAGGGTTACATGGTATCTCAGAGAACGATGATCTTTCAGAACTTGAATAGCCTGATAAATTAGTTCAGATAGATAGTACATGTTTTCAGTATTGTTCAATATGTACTCAACAGGCTTGCTCATCCTAGTTATTGCTCTATCTTTTTTGACGGATGCATTTGGATTCTGAAGGAATTAGAGGATGTCTAATTTTGGTCTAATTAGAGGTTGGATTCAATATCGCCATTGTTTTATTATGAGATGGAGAAGAGCTATACTATAACTTTTGGCAGATGCTTGAGTGACACGTATTTTTACTATTTTCATTGTTTTATCAAGAAGCTGGTGACATCAAACATCTAACTCCTTTAAACGAAAAGAGTTGTGTAGATCTAAATATGACATTTAATAGAAAACTAAAGaagactatttttttttaaatagtttttctaGACCGATAAGGGTTACGAGTTAAGGCGGCGTTTGGTTCACTCCTAAGAATCGAAATGTGAATAgatatcatagtattatggaatgaaaATGAGTATGAGTTtggatatcattcttaaaaataatgtttggttagttgaatattttcaatcgaaaTGAACCTGAgtttctttttttacccttagagtaaaataaaagaaaaaattagatgtgagagaaagttgaatgtgagataaacatatgatgagagagtaatgagagagaaagtatgataagaaaaaatgatgAGAGGAAAAGTGTAGtgagaaaaatgaggagagagagcgtgataggaaagattgaggagagaaaaagtacgatgagagagaaagtgcccTGAGAGAGTGCGTGataggaaaaaaatgaaaagagggaaagtgtgatgagagaaaatgaggagagattgagaagagagaaagtatgatgggaaaattgaagagagagaaagtgtgatgagagaaaatgaggagagagtgtgtgatgggagagaatgaagagagagaaa from Zingiber officinale cultivar Zhangliang chromosome 4A, Zo_v1.1, whole genome shotgun sequence includes the following:
- the LOC121973845 gene encoding rust resistance kinase Lr10-like, which codes for MASFSTLLSVPLVVLLLLGHASLLLGKSHRPPSSCGDIDIRYPFRLCGDPDGCGNDSSELGCEGNRAVYNDLHSKKYVVTEISYNTSIRLRLMYSGFLSDTNCLLPAPFFLNDPFRTTGILIEPLWASFMNCTQEVRSHEYVEVPCLSGSSSTTYVIINYYSYQLSYLKNSCSFLTTVPVEHSLSPGDNDVFELLRKGFVLEWFMKRSLLKQCWEESSYALENFGGLSLLYKIVNAIFWGFEFLSCFYSHKNVTLIVASLLQYVIAASLVARSLLAPLCAFGFLLLNCWRRSRAPEDAVEKFLRNQQQSLSPTRYAYSDIVAMTGHFRERLGQGGFGAVFKGHIMGTYPVAVKLLGGSNFHGQDFINEVDTIGRIHHVNVVRLLGFCSEGSKRALVYEFMPNGSLDRYIFSSKSNRNGACSSRRRLSSRKLNEIALGVARGINYLHTGCHMQILHFDIKPHNVLLDHNFTPKVSDFGLAKLCPKHCSLVSMSAARGTIGYIAPELISRCFGIISYKSDVYSFGMLLLEIAGRRRNVDHKAENSSQIYYPSWIYDQLVQLQDFRAGAEADDINLEIDEIERKLSMVGLWCIQMKSCDRPSMSEVVEMLEGDTNSFDMPPKPFFSSTQSQSQSQSNLVKLSYAQSSSVGLHGISENDDLSELE